The Setaria italica strain Yugu1 chromosome IX, Setaria_italica_v2.0, whole genome shotgun sequence genome has a window encoding:
- the LOC101765527 gene encoding probable LRR receptor-like serine/threonine-protein kinase At2g16250: MMRARGLWALLLLVALVAAAAAPGAVLAQGNLTSRSDLRGLYALRGSLGLRARDWPRHADPCTAWAGVGCRGGRVVSLALAGLRRTRLGRLNPRFEVDGLRNLTQLEVFNAAGFGLPGSIPAWLGDGLAPTFQSLDISACNVSGEIPASALAGLTRLRTLNLSGNAFSGALPVAVWSLPGLSVLDVSRANLTGPLPTTGISLPANAQVVDLSENLFYGIVPEAFRRLFAQVLLTNISGNYFDGKLSVPDSGGGNVSSELNCFLDAPEQRTQADCQQFYASRGLPYDGPVTPPAPQPAPAPAMKKKHKNLRYILIGAIGGGLLLIAAVAAVVFCIACSGRRTNDQRESGAPPSAPSGVSATGAVAATGGTQPSALPANTAKVGDSFAYDQLANATSGFGEERLIKHGHSGDLYHGVLQDGTAVVVKRITARVARKDAYLAELDLFAKGLHERLVPFLGHCLDKEEEKVLVYRFVRNGDLSSALHRKSREEDEGMQSLDWIKRLKIATGVAEALCYLHHECTPPMVHRDVQASSVLLDDKFDVRLGSLSEVCPQEGEGHQNVITKLLRFSSAADQGSSGSPSATCSYDVYCFGKVLLELVTGRLGISASNDAATSEWLDTTLRYVNIYEKELMSKIIDPTLIIDEDHLEEVWAMAIVAKSCLNPRSSKRPPMKYILKALENPLKVVREDNGSSSARLRATSSRGSWNAALFGSWRHSSSDIGPSRDDNILKRSETIKSSGGSNGDHSSSRRRQSKEIFPEPSGSRDTED, from the exons ATGATGCGCGCGCGCGGGCTctgggcgctgctgctgctcgttgcgctcgtggcggcggcggcggcgcccggtgCGGTGCTGGCGCAGGGGAACCTGACGTCGCGGTCGGATCTCCGGGGGCTGTACGCGCTGCGGGGCTCACTCGGCCTGCGGGCGCGGGACTGGCCGCGGCATGCGGACCCGTGCACGGCGTGGGCGGGCGtcggctgccgcggcggccgcgtcgtgtcgctcgcgctcgccggcctccgccgcacGCGGCTGGGCCGCCTGAATCCGCGCTTTGAAGTCGACGGGCTGCGGAACCTCACTCAGCTCGAGGTTTTCAACGCGGCGGGGTTCGGGCTCCCCGGCTCCATCCCGGCGTGGCTCGGCGACGGGCTCGCGCCCACCTTCCAGTCCCTCGACATCTCCGCCTGCAACGTCTCGGGGGAGATCCCCGCCTCGGCGCTTGCGGGGCTCACGCGGCTCAGGACCCTCAACCTCTCGGGCAATGCGTTCTCGGGCGCGCTGCCTGTTGCGGTCTGGTCGCTCCCGGGGCTCAGCGTTCTCGACGTCTCTCGGGCCAACCTCACCGGCCCATTGCCCACGACAGGGATTTCGCTGCCAGCCAATGCGCAGGTGGTGGATCTGTCGGAGAACCTCTTCTATGGCATCGTACCGGAGGCCTTCCGCCGGCTGTTCGCCCAGGTGCTGCTGACCAATATCTCTGGAAACTACTTTGACGGCAAGCTAAGTGTgcccgatagtggtggtggGAATGTGTCTTCTGAGTTGAATTGCTTCCTTGATGCTCCGGAACAGCGTACCCAGGCTGATTGCCAGCAGTTCTATGCCAGTCGTGGGTTGCCGTATGATGGGCCAGTTACCCCACCCGCGCCACAGCCTGCTCCTGCACCGGCAATGAAGAAGAAGCACAAGAATCTGAGGTACATACTGATCGGGGCCATAGGCGGAGGCCTCCTGCTGATAGCTGCGGTGGCAGCGGTTGTGTTCTGCATTGCGTGTTCTGGGAGGAGGACGAATGATCAGAGGGAAAGTGGGGCACCGCCAAGTGCGCCATCAGGAGTGTCAGCTACTGGTGCGGTTGCAGCTACTGGTGGCACGCAGCCTTCTGCATTGCCTGCAAACACGGCGAAAGTTGGTGACTCGTTTGCTTATGACCAACTGGCCAATGCAACCTCAGGATTCGGGGAAGAGAGGCTAATCAAGCATGGTCACTCAGGTGATCTATACCATGGGGTGCTCCAAGATGGGACTGCTGTGGTGGTGAAGAGGATCACTGCACGCGTGGCTCGTAAGGATGCCTATCTGGCAGAGTTAGATTTGTTTGCGAAAGGATTGCATGAAAGGCTGGTGCCATTCCTGGGGCATTGTCTtgataaagaagaagaaaaggttcTTGTGTATAGGTTTGTTCGAAACGGTGACTTGTCGAGTGCACTGCACCGAAAATCAAGGGAGGAAGATGAGGGCATGCAATCTTTGGACTGGATAAAGAGGTTGAAGATTGCAACAGGGGTGGCTGAGGCTCTTTGCTATCTGCACCATGAGTGTACTCCACCGATGGTTCACAG GGATGTGCAAGCCAGCAGCGTCCTTCTTGATGATAAATTTGATGTGCGCCTCGGTAGCTTGAGCGAGGTGTGTCCTCAAGAAGGGGAGGGTCACCAAAACGTCATCACAAAGCTGTTGAGATTTTCTTC GGCGGCAGATCAAGGTTCTTCTG GTTCTCCGTCTGCAACTTGCTCATATGATGTCTATTGCTTTGGAAAAGTTTTACTGGAGCTGGTGACAGGAAGACTTGGCATCAGTGCATCGAACGATGCTGCTACAAGCGAATGGCTTGATACCACGCTGCGGTATGTCAATATTTATGAGAAGGAGCTTATGAGCAAGATCATTGATCCAACACTTATCATTGATGAGGACCATCTGGAGGAAGTCTGGGCAATGGCAATTGTCGCCAAGTCCTGCTTGAATCCACGGTCTTCCAAACGCCCGCCGATGAAGTACATCCTAAAAGCACTAGAGAACCCCTTGAAGGTGGTTCGGGAAGATAATGGTTCCAGCTCAGCCAGGTTGAGAGCAACATCATCACGGGGTTCTTGGAATGCTGCACTCTTTGGGAGTTGGCGGCATAGCTCGTCTGATATAGGTCCTTCAAGGGATGACAACATTCTGAAACGATCAGAGACAATCAAGTCGTCTGGTGGGAGCAACGGTGATCATTCTTCCTCCCGCAGGAGGCAATCCAAGGAGATCTTCCCTGAGCCATCCGGCTCACGTGACACCGAGGATTAA